TGTAAACCCAACTGGAGATTTGCATTTAGGACATGCCCGTAATGCTGCATTTGGGGATGTCCTTTGTAACGTGCTTACTGCTTCCGGATACGACGTAGAGCGCGAATATTATATTAATGACGCAGGGAATCAAATTGATAACCTTGGACTATCTGTAGAAGCTCGCTATTTCCAAGAGCTTGGTGAAGAATTTGATATGCCAGAAGATGGTTACCATGGACAGGCAATTATTGAGATTGCGAAGAAGCTTGTTGCAGAATTTGGCAATGAATTTGCCTCCAAGGATAAGGCAGAGCGACTCGCATTCTTTAAAGAATATGGATTGAAAGCATCCCTTGGAAATATTGAAAAAGACTTAAAAGCATTTCGTGTTGAATTTGATAATTGGTTCTCAGAGCGTTCCCTCTATCAGGAAAATAAAATTCCCATTGCGCTTGATAAGCTTGAAGAAGGGAATTACACGTATGAAAAAGATGGTGCGATGTGGTTCCGCACGACTGATTTCGGCGATGATAAAGACCGTGTGCTTATTAAGCAAGACGGAAGTTACACCTATTTAACACCAGATATCGCTTATCATAAGGACAAGCTCGACCGTGGATTTGATTCGATTATTAACGTGTGGGGAGCTGACCATCATGGATATATTCCAAGAATGCGAGCAGCCATTCAAGCACTTGGCTACCCGGTCGAGAAATTTGATGTAAAAATCATTCAAATGGTAAACCTGTTTGAAGGCGGCGAAAAAGTCAAAATGAGTAAGCGAACAGGAAAAGCTGTTTCATTAAGAGAGCTAATGGAAGAGGTTGGCGTTGACGCAGTTCGTTATTACTTTGTTACTCGTTCAAATGATTCACAGCTTGATTTTGATATGGATTTAGCTCGCTCCCAGTCCAATGATAATCCAATTTTCTACGTTCAATATGCGCACGCTCGTATCTGTACAATGCTCGAACAGGCGAAAAGTAAAGGATTTGCAGACGATGGAGATTTTAATGCTGCATTATTAACAGCAGAAAAGGAAGTAGATTTAATGAAGAAATTAGGTCAGCTTCCACAAGTCGTTGCAGACGCTGCTCAAAAGCATACGCCACATAAAGTAACACAGTATGTTTTTGATTTAGCTTCAGCACTTCACAGCTTTTACAATGCAGAGAAAGTACTGGATGCAGATTATAAAGAAAGAACACAAGCACGAATTGCTTTAATGAAAGCTGTTCGCATTACACTTGCGAATGCCATGACGTTAATTGGTGTATCGGCTCCAGAGAAAATGTAAATAAATCGGACAAGAAAACCATCGGAATTTTTCGGTGGTTTTTTTATTTAGAGCTGGGATAAAAGGGAGAGGCAGATGGCAAATATTATAGCAAAGCCAAAATGGGGTCTAGCATCATTTTAATTTGACCCGTTTTATTAGGCAATAGGGTCCTTTTTTCGTTATAAAGGTAAAAGATAATATATTAAGGATTTATTATCTTTTACCAAAAATCAGTTGACTGAATGCTCATTCACGTATAAAGTATAGGTATAGAATTCTGTTAACGGATTTTTTGAATAAAATGTAATCGCTGTCATTGAGTCATAACGAAAAAGGAGGAGCGTTCGGTGGATACATTTATGTTTATTAACTGGATTGCATTCTTACTCATCACGTTTTATGCACTGTATTTATTCGTCAAGGTCGTCTCAACACGGATTGCTTATATAAAGCTTGGGAAAAAATCCGAGTTTGATGGCGAAATTAAGCTGCGTTTGCAGCGGGTATGGACAATTGTATTTGGCCAATCAAAATTATTGAAGGATAAGAAATCCGGTATCATTCATGTCATGATGTTTTACGGTTTTATTCTCGTCCAGTTTGGTGCAATTGACATGTTCGTAAAAGGATTATCACCAGACAATCATTTGCCATTTGGTGTGTTTTATCCGGGATTTGTATTTTTTCAAGAGCTTGTAACGTTAATGATTCTTATTGCGGTTGTATGGGCCTTTTACCGTCGCTATATGGAAAAGCTCGTAAGACTAAAGCGTGGCTTTAAAGCTGGTCTTGTTCTTATCTTTATTGGCACGTTAATGCTTTCTGTGTTATTTGGGAATGGGATGGCACTCCTTTGGCATGGTCATGATGTAACATGGGCTGAGCCGGTTGCAAGTGTTGTTGCTCTAGGACTGGGATGGATATCGCAAGACATTGCAATGGTATTATTTTACATTGCATGGTGGGTACATACCGTAACATTGCTTACGTTCCTTGTTTATGTACCACAATCCAAGCATGCTCATCTGATTGCAGCCCCAATTAATGTATTTTTGAGTAAACAGGTTCCAGGTAAATTGAAAAAAATTGACTTTGATATCGATGGAGATAGTGAAGAGAATGAAGATGAAATTTCTTTTGGTGTTGGTAAAGTTGAGGATTTTGAACAGCATCAAATGATTGACTTTTACGCTTGTGTGGAATGTGGGCGCTGTACAGATGTATGTCCAGCTGCGGGAACAGGGAAAATGCTGTCTCCGATGGATATTATGATCAAGGTTCGCGATCATTTAACAGAAAAAGGAGCAGCGGTAACAGGGAAATCCGCCTGGGTACCAGCTTACGCTTTTAGCAATACGACAGGGAATCAGGCAAGTGCGCAAAAAGAAGCCGCAGCGACTGTTCAAAGCGCAAGCCTAATTGGTGATGTTATTACAGAGGAAGAGCTCTCCGGATGTACGACATGCCGGAATTGTGAGGATGCTTGCCCTGTTAACAATGAGCATGTTGGAACGATTATAGATATGCGCCGCTATCTCGTAATGACAGAAGGAAAGATGGATTCGGATATTCAGCGAGCTGTAATGAACATTGAGCGTCAAGGAAATCCTTGGGGACTTTCTAAAAAAGATCGTATTAAATGGCGTGATGAAGATGAATCTGCATATATTCCTACTGTGAAAGAGCTGAAAAAGGAAGGAAAGGAATTTGAATATCTTTTCTGGGTCAGCTCCATGGGATCCTTTGATAGCCGCAGTCAAAAAATCGCCATTGCTTTTGCTAAATTGATGAATCAGGCAGGTGTCAGCTTTGCAATTCTTGGTAATACGGAAGCAAATTCAGGGGATACAGCGCGCCGAATTGGGAATGAGTTTTTATTCCAGGAAATTGCCGAAAAAAACATTAAAACATTTGAAAAAAATGGTGTGACCAAAATCGTGACGATTGATCCCCACGCGTATAATATATTTAAAAATGAATATCCAGACTTCGGCTATACAGCAGAAGTGTACCACCATACACAAATGCTTTATGATTTAGTGAAATCAGGAAAATTAAAGCCTGAACGTTCCATTAACGAAAAGCTAACCTATCATGATTCCTGCTATTTAGGGAGATATAATGGGGTATATGATCCACCAAGGGAGATTTTAACTGCTATCCCAGGTCTTAAGCTCGTCGAGATGGACCGCTCTCGAGAAAATGGAATGTGCTGTGGAGCAGGCGGCGGCTTAATGTGGACAGAGGAAACAACAGGAAATCGAATTAATGTAGCACGTACAGAACAGGCACTTGCTGTCCAGCCATCGATGATTTCCAGTGCGTGTCCGTATTGCTTAACGATGCTAAGCGATGGGACAAAGGCAAAAGAGGTTGATGAGGATATTAGCACAATGGACGTTGCTGAAATTCTAGCATTATCTGTAAATTTCGATGATCAAGAGAGAACAGCATCCTAAATAATGCTAGACTGATAGAGGGGAGTCCCTCCTCTATCCATTGAATAAACTAAACGAGTGAGCGTTCAATCAAAGCATTTATTACACATAAAGAAAGGATGGAAATCATGAGAAAAACAGTTATTGTTTCAGGAGCAAGAACTCCCTTCGGAAAATTTGGCGGCGGTTTGAAACCTTTTACAGCATCACAGCTTGGAGGAAAGGCAATTAAAGAAGCACTAAAACGTGCTGAAATCGAAGGGTCGGAGATCGATGAAGTGATTATGGGTACAGTTCTCCAAGGCGGGCAAGGGCAAATTCCTTCTCGCCAAGCGGCTCGTGAAGCTGGTATTCCTTGGGAAGTAAAATCCGAAACAATTAATAAAGTATGTGCATCTGGATTGCGCAGTGTGACACTGGCTGACCAATTGATTCGTCTTGGAGAGGAAGATGTGATTGTTGCAGGTGGAATGGAAAGCATGAGCAATGCACCATACTTTCTGCCAGATAGCCGCTGGGGCAGCCGGATGGGCGATAAAAAAGTAGTCGATATGATGATTCATGATGGACTGACTTGTACTTTTACGGGTGTTCATATGGGGAATTATGGGAATTCAACTGCAGAAGAATTTGAGCTAACGAGGGAAGCGCAGGACAAGTGGTCCTATCGCAGTCATAAACGTGCAATTGAAGCGATTGAAGCAGGCAAATTTGCTGAAGAAATCATTCCAGTCGAAGTACCGGTTCGTAGAGGAGAACCAATCATCGTCGATACAGATGAAGCACCAAGAAAGGATACAATGGTTGAAAAGCTGGCAGGCCTGCGTCCGGCTTTTGATAAAAATGGAACAATTACAGCTGGAAATGCTCCCGGTGTCAATGATGGGGCATGTGCTTTTGTTGTTATGGGTGATGATAAAGCAAGAGAGCTCGGAAAAACACCAATGGCAACCATTCTCGGGCATGCAGAAGTTGCTGTAGAAGCAGAAAAATTCCCGCAAACACCGGGACTTGTCATTAATAAATTACTTGAAAAAACAGGGTATTCAAAGGATGATATTGATCTATTTGAGATTAATGAAGCCTTTGCTGCAGTGTCGCTGGCAAGCGGGAAAATTGCTGGAATTGATTCTGAGAAAATCAATGTAAATGGTGGTGCCGTTGCGTTAGGTCATCCAATTGGAGCAAGTGGTGCCCGTATTATATTAACCTTAATCCATGAATTAAAGCGTCACGGTGGCGGCCTAGGAATAGCAGCTATCTGCAGTGGCAGTGGTCAAGGGGATGCAGTACTAATCGAAGTTCCTAAAGTCTAACACAAAGGGGAAACGAAAAGATGACAATTAAAAAAATAATGGTTATCGGTGCAGGACAAATGGGAGCAGGCATTTCCCAAGTCTGCGCGCAGTCGGGATTTGAAGTACTGTTAAATGATCAGAATAAGGGTGCATTACAAGCAGGAATAAATGGAATCGAAAAATTGCTTACACGCAATGTGGAAAAAGAGCGACTAACGGAAGAGGAGAAGGCGGCAACCCTTAGTCGCTTATCTCCTTCTTATACATTAAAGGATGCAGCATTCTGTGATTTGATTATCGAAGCTGTAGTGGAAAATATGGATGTAAAATCAGCAGTTTTCCGCGAGGTGGATATACACGCACCAAAGCATGCAATCCTTGCCTCGAATACATCTTCTTTATCGATTACAGAAATTGCGGCTGAAACAAAGCGGCCGCATCAGGTTATTGGCATGCATTTTATGAATCCGGTACCAGTTATGAAGCTTGTTGAAATTATACGCGGGTTACAAACAAGTGATGAAACGTATGAAGCAATTGAAGCGATGAGTCTTCAGTTAGCAAAAATATCAGTGGAAGTAAAAGACTTTCCTGGATTTGTCTCGAACCGGATTCTAATGCCAATGATTAATGAAGCGATTTATACGGTATATGAAGGTGTAGCAACCCCAAAGGATGTTGACCAGGTGATGAAGCTGGGAATGAATCATCCAATGGGACCGCTAACGTTGGCAGATTTTATTGGTTTGGATACATGCCTATACATCATGGAGGTGCTGTATGAAGGATTTGGAGATAGTAAATATCGCCCATGTCCACTCTTAAGGCAATATGTAAAAGCCGGCTGGCTCGGCAAAAAGTCTGGCAGAGGCTTCTATGAATATCGTTAGCTAAATTTCACCAAAAGAGGTGCAGACAATATGGTCTTAAATATTACAGAAGAACAAAAAATGCTGCGTAAGGTAGTCCAAGATTTTGCCGAGAAGGAAGTAGTACCTGAAATTGAGCGAATGGAAAAGGAAGATCGCTTTCCAATTGATATTGTAAAGAAAATGGGAGAGCTTGGATTAATGGGCATTCCTATTCCAGAAAAATATGGTGGGGCAGGGATGGATTTTACATCCTACATTCAAACGATTCATGAGCTATCAAAGGTCAGTGCGACTGTTGGGGTTATTTTGTCTGTACACACATCAGTTGGAACGAATCCGATTTTGTATTTTGGCAATGAAAGTCAAAAACGGCAATTTTTGCCAAAGCTTGCCAGCGGAGAGTATCTTGGTGCGTTTGCTCTGACAGAACCAGGCTCTGGTTCTGATGCTGGGAGTTTAAAAACAACTGCTAAGGAAACTGACACTTCTTATATTTTAAATGGCTCCAAGGTGTTTATTACAAATGGCGGCGTGGCAGATACGTACA
This region of Oceanobacillus sp. FSL K6-2867 genomic DNA includes:
- a CDS encoding heterodisulfide reductase-related iron-sulfur binding cluster, with the translated sequence MDTFMFINWIAFLLITFYALYLFVKVVSTRIAYIKLGKKSEFDGEIKLRLQRVWTIVFGQSKLLKDKKSGIIHVMMFYGFILVQFGAIDMFVKGLSPDNHLPFGVFYPGFVFFQELVTLMILIAVVWAFYRRYMEKLVRLKRGFKAGLVLIFIGTLMLSVLFGNGMALLWHGHDVTWAEPVASVVALGLGWISQDIAMVLFYIAWWVHTVTLLTFLVYVPQSKHAHLIAAPINVFLSKQVPGKLKKIDFDIDGDSEENEDEISFGVGKVEDFEQHQMIDFYACVECGRCTDVCPAAGTGKMLSPMDIMIKVRDHLTEKGAAVTGKSAWVPAYAFSNTTGNQASAQKEAAATVQSASLIGDVITEEELSGCTTCRNCEDACPVNNEHVGTIIDMRRYLVMTEGKMDSDIQRAVMNIERQGNPWGLSKKDRIKWRDEDESAYIPTVKELKKEGKEFEYLFWVSSMGSFDSRSQKIAIAFAKLMNQAGVSFAILGNTEANSGDTARRIGNEFLFQEIAEKNIKTFEKNGVTKIVTIDPHAYNIFKNEYPDFGYTAEVYHHTQMLYDLVKSGKLKPERSINEKLTYHDSCYLGRYNGVYDPPREILTAIPGLKLVEMDRSRENGMCCGAGGGLMWTEETTGNRINVARTEQALAVQPSMISSACPYCLTMLSDGTKAKEVDEDISTMDVAEILALSVNFDDQERTAS
- a CDS encoding 3-hydroxybutyryl-CoA dehydrogenase — encoded protein: MTIKKIMVIGAGQMGAGISQVCAQSGFEVLLNDQNKGALQAGINGIEKLLTRNVEKERLTEEEKAATLSRLSPSYTLKDAAFCDLIIEAVVENMDVKSAVFREVDIHAPKHAILASNTSSLSITEIAAETKRPHQVIGMHFMNPVPVMKLVEIIRGLQTSDETYEAIEAMSLQLAKISVEVKDFPGFVSNRILMPMINEAIYTVYEGVATPKDVDQVMKLGMNHPMGPLTLADFIGLDTCLYIMEVLYEGFGDSKYRPCPLLRQYVKAGWLGKKSGRGFYEYR
- a CDS encoding acetyl-CoA C-acetyltransferase, encoding MRKTVIVSGARTPFGKFGGGLKPFTASQLGGKAIKEALKRAEIEGSEIDEVIMGTVLQGGQGQIPSRQAAREAGIPWEVKSETINKVCASGLRSVTLADQLIRLGEEDVIVAGGMESMSNAPYFLPDSRWGSRMGDKKVVDMMIHDGLTCTFTGVHMGNYGNSTAEEFELTREAQDKWSYRSHKRAIEAIEAGKFAEEIIPVEVPVRRGEPIIVDTDEAPRKDTMVEKLAGLRPAFDKNGTITAGNAPGVNDGACAFVVMGDDKARELGKTPMATILGHAEVAVEAEKFPQTPGLVINKLLEKTGYSKDDIDLFEINEAFAAVSLASGKIAGIDSEKINVNGGAVALGHPIGASGARIILTLIHELKRHGGGLGIAAICSGSGQGDAVLIEVPKV
- the argS gene encoding arginine--tRNA ligase, coding for MNVLEQTENTLKQEIAAAVIEAKLATEEELPAIILEKPKDKAHGDFASNIAMQLARIARKAPRQIADEIIVNLDQSKASIDKVEIAGPGFINFFMKNDFLGEIIPTILDAGEDYGKTNTGNGERVQVEFVSVNPTGDLHLGHARNAAFGDVLCNVLTASGYDVEREYYINDAGNQIDNLGLSVEARYFQELGEEFDMPEDGYHGQAIIEIAKKLVAEFGNEFASKDKAERLAFFKEYGLKASLGNIEKDLKAFRVEFDNWFSERSLYQENKIPIALDKLEEGNYTYEKDGAMWFRTTDFGDDKDRVLIKQDGSYTYLTPDIAYHKDKLDRGFDSIINVWGADHHGYIPRMRAAIQALGYPVEKFDVKIIQMVNLFEGGEKVKMSKRTGKAVSLRELMEEVGVDAVRYYFVTRSNDSQLDFDMDLARSQSNDNPIFYVQYAHARICTMLEQAKSKGFADDGDFNAALLTAEKEVDLMKKLGQLPQVVADAAQKHTPHKVTQYVFDLASALHSFYNAEKVLDADYKERTQARIALMKAVRITLANAMTLIGVSAPEKM